A genome region from Wielerella bovis includes the following:
- the xseA gene encoding exodeoxyribonuclease VII large subunit — translation MQSDLFAPAALSVSELNAIAAELLDSQLSGFWISGEISNLTRAASGHYYFSLKDDRAQVRCAMFKHAAMRLDTPLREGDHVEVCGKISLYEARGEFQINVNEVRQVGLGQLFARYERLKKQLQAEGIFAPENKQMLPENPRVIGIVSSLAAAALRDVLTTLRRRAPHIPVIVYPTPVQGSGSEQHIAQAIYLANQRAEVDVLIVCRGGGSIEDLWAFNEEVVVRAIAASHLPIVSGVGHETDFTLSDFAADVRAPTPTGAAELVSPNIADMLDKLDDMHTRLRDNLHRQYQNAAQNVDFLARQLQHPKQKYHLQRTQLTQATQLLRHAMRQQIQQQQHRLARYETAVQHAKPNVAQATQRVAYFQAALRTAQQNYLSGSLKKVAQQAELLEALSPHTVLQRGFAIVRNTRGQVVRDADSLRKGQKLNLQLAHGATDVVVAAEQMQTDLFE, via the coding sequence ATGCAATCTGATTTATTCGCACCCGCCGCACTTTCCGTATCCGAACTCAATGCCATTGCCGCCGAATTATTGGACAGCCAATTATCAGGCTTTTGGATTAGCGGTGAAATTTCCAATCTGACTCGCGCCGCCAGCGGACATTATTATTTTTCACTGAAAGATGACCGCGCCCAAGTGCGTTGCGCCATGTTCAAACACGCCGCCATGCGTTTGGATACGCCCTTGCGTGAAGGCGACCATGTGGAAGTATGCGGCAAAATCAGCCTATACGAAGCGCGTGGCGAATTTCAAATCAACGTCAATGAAGTGCGCCAAGTCGGCTTGGGACAATTATTTGCGCGATACGAACGCCTGAAAAAACAACTGCAAGCCGAAGGGATTTTTGCGCCCGAAAACAAACAAATGCTGCCTGAAAATCCGCGCGTCATCGGCATTGTAAGCAGTTTAGCCGCTGCCGCTTTGCGCGATGTACTGACCACATTGCGCCGCCGCGCACCGCATATCCCCGTGATTGTTTATCCCACGCCCGTGCAAGGTTCAGGCAGCGAACAACACATTGCCCAAGCCATTTACCTTGCCAATCAACGCGCCGAAGTGGACGTGTTGATTGTGTGTCGCGGCGGCGGCAGCATAGAAGATTTGTGGGCATTTAACGAAGAAGTAGTAGTACGCGCGATTGCCGCCAGCCACTTGCCGATTGTCAGCGGTGTGGGACACGAAACCGATTTTACCTTGTCCGATTTTGCTGCCGATGTGCGCGCCCCCACGCCTACGGGTGCAGCCGAATTAGTCAGCCCCAACATCGCCGATATGCTGGATAAATTGGACGATATGCACACACGTTTGCGTGATAATTTGCATCGACAATACCAAAACGCGGCGCAAAACGTGGATTTTCTTGCGCGACAACTGCAACATCCCAAGCAAAAATATCACTTGCAGCGTACACAATTAACGCAAGCCACGCAATTATTGCGCCACGCCATGCGCCAGCAAATACAGCAGCAACAACATCGTTTGGCGCGATACGAAACCGCAGTCCAACACGCCAAACCCAATGTGGCACAAGCCACGCAACGTGTCGCCTATTTTCAGGCTGCCTTACGCACAGCACAGCAAAATTATCTTTCAGGCAGCCTGAAAAAAGTGGCGCAACAAGCCGAATTATTGGAAGCCCTATCGCCGCATACCGTGTTGCAGCGCGGTTTTGCCATTGTTCGCAATACACGCGGACAAGTGGTACGCGATGCCGACAGTTTACGCAAAGGGCAAAAATTAAACCTGCAACTGGCACATGGCGCGACCGATGTGGTGGTTGCTGCGGAACAAATGCAAACTGATTTATTTGAGTGA
- a CDS encoding SMI1/KNR4 family protein, whose translation MAVFEWLQTKNIGVSLSDIYKNEYEKEFDDFCKAQAQKEQELKQAVVSKFGYLKEIYPKFFKQLAETFSETNQIEKGKTAAEIQHKEAELGVRFSEELKTFFQYISVLKLEGVEIRFDALEKQTLNEKVFLILGEFWKYADGDKLFYDVENHNIVICAHEYQPPKQLKQADTMTTFVEKILFQYLKQQYKK comes from the coding sequence ATGGCTGTTTTTGAATGGTTGCAAACGAAAAATATTGGTGTTTCGCTGTCGGATATCTATAAAAACGAATACGAAAAAGAGTTTGATGATTTTTGTAAAGCCCAAGCTCAAAAGGAACAAGAATTAAAACAAGCTGTTGTCTCTAAATTTGGGTATTTAAAAGAAATTTATCCCAAATTCTTCAAGCAATTAGCAGAAACTTTTTCTGAAACTAATCAAATAGAAAAGGGGAAAACGGCAGCGGAAATTCAGCACAAAGAAGCGGAATTGGGTGTGCGATTTTCCGAAGAGTTGAAAACATTTTTTCAGTATATTTCTGTTTTAAAATTAGAAGGCGTGGAAATTCGTTTTGATGCGTTGGAAAAACAAACGTTAAACGAAAAAGTGTTTTTAATTTTGGGTGAATTTTGGAAATATGCCGATGGAGATAAGCTATTTTACGATGTTGAAAATCATAACATTGTGATTTGTGCACACGAATATCAACCGCCAAAACAGCTAAAACAAGCCGATACGATGACTACTTTTGTGGAAAAAATACTTTTTCAATATTTAAAACAACAATATAAAAAGTAA
- a CDS encoding MacB family efflux pump subunit, whose product MTIGEANELNQQNILLSLKDIHKSFAFGEQTLEVLHGISLDVAAGDMVAIIGQSGSGKSTLMNIMACLDTPTSGEYLISGCPVHEMDSDMLAGLRRDKFGFIFQRYQLLSSLNAAENVAVPAVYAGVSPHQRLARANELLAKLGLQERTGHYPNQLSGGQQQRVSIARALMNGGQIIFADEPTGALDSHSSRDVMEILLQLNHEGHTVILVTHDPKIAALAKRVIEISDGVIVRDERNAPLTEENTIMPSESTLPRQTKRFMPFLGSLKEAFGMALLTMFANKMRTLLTMLGIIIGIASVVLIVALGNGSKQKVLNEINSVGSATLIVSAGREGDKRTEQVESLTLDDMHILAKLPFVDSVSPNLSSTMTAQVGNKERQVQVDGVNISHHRLQNVRFLEGSMFRQPEMDSMAQHIIISDKTKQAFFPNQSAVGEIIMLNGAPNRVIGVFQYKGIEGNYDRSLKIWMPYRTLQARFIGDSSHLDSMTLLLQKGYSSTLASQGVKQTLINRHGKEDFTIFNSDSLSKTIEKTAQSLTLLVGAIAVISLLVGGIGVMNIMLVSVTERTGEIGVRMAVGARYINIVQQFLIEAMVVCAIGGIIGVLLAFGFGALLQTFNVPIAFSASSIGLAVLCASLIGLVFGFMPAHKAAKMNPIDALNHI is encoded by the coding sequence ATGACAATTGGAGAGGCAAACGAGCTTAATCAGCAAAATATTTTGTTGTCATTAAAAGATATTCACAAAAGTTTTGCTTTTGGTGAGCAAACTTTAGAGGTTTTGCATGGCATCAGCTTGGATGTTGCAGCGGGCGATATGGTGGCAATTATCGGGCAATCTGGTTCAGGCAAATCCACTTTGATGAACATTATGGCGTGTCTGGATACACCTACATCAGGCGAATATTTGATTTCAGGCTGCCCTGTGCATGAGATGGACAGCGATATGCTGGCGGGTTTGCGACGCGATAAATTTGGTTTTATTTTTCAGCGTTATCAGTTATTGAGCAGCCTGAATGCGGCAGAAAATGTTGCTGTGCCAGCGGTTTATGCAGGCGTGTCGCCTCATCAACGTTTAGCAAGAGCTAATGAATTGTTGGCGAAATTGGGTTTGCAAGAGCGCACAGGGCATTACCCTAATCAACTTTCTGGCGGGCAACAGCAGCGCGTATCCATTGCCAGAGCTTTAATGAACGGCGGACAGATTATTTTTGCCGATGAGCCAACAGGCGCACTAGATAGCCACAGCAGCCGCGATGTGATGGAGATTTTGCTGCAATTAAACCACGAGGGGCATACCGTTATTTTGGTTACGCATGACCCTAAAATTGCAGCACTTGCCAAACGAGTCATTGAAATCAGCGATGGTGTGATTGTGCGTGATGAGCGTAATGCACCATTGACGGAAGAAAATACCATTATGCCGTCTGAAAGCACTTTACCGCGTCAAACCAAGCGGTTTATGCCATTTTTAGGCAGCCTGAAAGAAGCATTTGGCATGGCTTTATTAACCATGTTTGCCAATAAAATGCGAACTTTATTAACCATGCTCGGTATCATTATCGGCATTGCATCGGTGGTGCTGATTGTGGCATTAGGTAACGGCTCCAAACAAAAAGTTTTAAATGAAATCAATAGCGTAGGTTCAGCAACTTTGATTGTTTCCGCTGGTCGCGAGGGAGATAAGCGCACTGAACAGGTGGAAAGTCTAACTTTAGATGATATGCATATTTTGGCAAAACTTCCTTTTGTGGATAGCGTATCGCCTAATTTAAGCAGCACGATGACTGCACAAGTAGGAAATAAAGAGCGGCAGGTTCAAGTAGATGGTGTCAATATCAGCCATCATCGCCTGCAAAACGTACGTTTTTTAGAAGGAAGCATGTTCAGGCAGCCTGAAATGGATAGTATGGCGCAACATATCATCATCAGCGATAAAACCAAACAGGCTTTTTTTCCTAATCAATCTGCTGTTGGGGAAATTATCATGCTCAATGGTGCGCCTAATCGTGTGATTGGTGTATTTCAATACAAAGGCATAGAAGGTAATTATGACCGCAGCCTGAAAATTTGGATGCCATATCGCACTTTACAAGCACGTTTTATTGGTGATTCGTCTCATTTGGACAGCATGACATTGCTTTTACAAAAGGGTTATTCTTCCACGCTCGCCAGTCAAGGTGTGAAACAAACATTGATAAACAGACACGGCAAAGAAGACTTTACCATTTTCAACAGCGACAGTTTAAGCAAAACCATTGAAAAAACGGCACAATCTTTGACTTTATTGGTTGGTGCGATTGCCGTTATTTCGCTGTTGGTAGGCGGTATTGGTGTGATGAACATCATGTTGGTGTCTGTTACCGAACGCACAGGAGAAATCGGCGTGCGTATGGCGGTTGGCGCACGCTATATCAACATTGTGCAGCAATTTTTGATTGAAGCGATGGTCGTTTGTGCCATCGGCGGCATTATAGGCGTGTTGTTGGCATTTGGATTTGGTGCATTACTGCAAACATTCAATGTCCCCATTGCTTTTTCAGCCAGCTCCATTGGTTTGGCGGTACTCTGTGCCAGCTTAATTGGCTTGGTATTTGGTTTTATGCCAGCACACAAAGCCGCGAAAATGAATCCAATTGATGCTTTAAACCATATTTAA
- a CDS encoding transporter substrate-binding domain-containing protein → MNKLLLTTLCALALSACGGEQKAAETQSASPATAETTSGKPVLRVHSEALYEPFITRSSTNQIEGFDLDLLKAIGEKQGFDVKFEARPFLGLLDSLAKDEADIVSSGVSITDTRKAVVDFSDVYFEGKTVLLLGKNATDVQGWNELKGKSVSVQQGTPNEHLIKDNGATPIETESTWLAVKSTIAGETPATFGDSAALGYYLHNYSKDGLRMIELPNSPVNLYAFAVKKGNHELLNKLNTGLAQIKSDGTYEQIQNKWFANK, encoded by the coding sequence ATGAATAAATTATTATTAACTACTTTGTGTGCTTTAGCATTGAGTGCTTGCGGTGGCGAGCAAAAAGCAGCTGAAACTCAATCAGCTTCTCCAGCAACAGCTGAAACCACTTCAGGTAAACCTGTTTTGCGTGTGCATTCAGAAGCATTGTATGAACCATTCATCACTCGCAGTAGCACCAACCAAATTGAAGGCTTTGATTTGGATTTGCTGAAAGCTATCGGTGAAAAACAAGGTTTTGATGTGAAGTTTGAAGCTCGTCCATTCTTGGGTTTATTGGATTCTTTAGCAAAAGATGAAGCAGATATTGTGAGCTCTGGTGTATCTATTACTGATACTCGTAAAGCTGTAGTAGATTTTTCAGATGTTTATTTTGAAGGGAAAACTGTTCTATTACTTGGTAAAAATGCAACAGATGTTCAAGGTTGGAATGAATTAAAAGGAAAATCTGTCTCTGTACAACAAGGTACACCAAACGAACACTTGATTAAAGACAACGGCGCAACTCCTATTGAAACTGAAAGTACTTGGCTGGCGGTTAAATCTACTATTGCTGGTGAAACGCCTGCTACATTTGGTGATTCCGCTGCATTGGGTTATTACTTGCACAACTATTCCAAAGACGGTTTGCGCATGATAGAGTTGCCTAATTCTCCTGTAAACCTCTATGCATTTGCTGTGAAAAAAGGCAATCACGAATTGCTGAATAAATTAAATACAGGTTTGGCACAAATTAAATCTGATGGTACTTACGAGCAAATTCAAAACAAATGGTTTGCTAATAAATAA
- a CDS encoding putative quinol monooxygenase — translation MIGVYATCDVKNGNQAEFEALAREFAQTALTYAGCIYYDFGKVSGTRTRYVFMEKWQSKDDWDKHLAAPFFVSHAPDLVALTLNGLDINMAELSET, via the coding sequence ATGATTGGCGTTTACGCGACTTGCGATGTGAAAAACGGCAACCAAGCCGAATTTGAAGCATTAGCAAGAGAATTTGCTCAAACCGCACTCACTTATGCAGGGTGCATATATTATGATTTTGGAAAAGTCTCGGGTACTCGAACGCGCTATGTGTTTATGGAAAAATGGCAGAGTAAGGACGATTGGGACAAACATCTAGCAGCACCATTTTTTGTATCTCATGCCCCTGATTTGGTGGCATTAACCTTGAACGGTTTAGACATTAATATGGCAGAATTATCGGAAACATAG
- a CDS encoding efflux RND transporter periplasmic adaptor subunit, which yields MILIKKYKKAFILMLFVMCITVSWFFYQNKSVSVPQYATATATLRDLQDTVLAGGQVHAEELVDVGAQATGRVNKLYVQLGQRVQKGDVIAEIDASQQENALKDEEAHYRSLLAQHDTRKIQLAQMQTEFNSLKQTYEGGVTSKLDFLKAQNALKNAQNDLKVSQSQLEQARLKIQTAKTNLGYARITAPIEGIVVSVVTKQGQTINAMQSSPTIVRLAKMDTVQIKAKFSEADVPKLKTGMKAHFQILGLPSKQFDATLDALELAPIGEIGSGAVYYYGWLNVPNPKHELFIGMTANVTVLIEQKNQVLTIPSNALGKSLGNNRFEVKVMHESADKAIPEIELREVEIGLNNKVDVEVLSGLQAGDKVVVTESDGVVETLGELEF from the coding sequence ATGATTTTGATTAAAAAATATAAAAAAGCATTTATTTTGATGCTATTTGTTATGTGCATAACTGTCAGTTGGTTTTTTTATCAAAACAAGAGTGTCTCTGTTCCACAGTATGCTACCGCCACTGCCACGTTGCGTGATTTGCAAGATACTGTATTGGCAGGTGGACAGGTTCATGCGGAAGAATTAGTGGACGTGGGTGCGCAGGCAACGGGGCGTGTCAATAAATTGTATGTGCAACTGGGGCAGCGTGTGCAGAAAGGTGATGTGATTGCTGAAATTGATGCTAGCCAGCAGGAAAATGCACTCAAAGATGAAGAGGCGCATTATCGGAGTTTGTTGGCGCAACATGACACGCGAAAAATTCAACTGGCTCAAATGCAAACTGAATTTAACAGCTTGAAACAGACTTATGAGGGTGGAGTAACTTCCAAGTTGGATTTTTTGAAAGCGCAAAATGCGTTGAAAAATGCGCAGAATGATTTAAAAGTGAGCCAATCACAGCTGGAACAGGCGCGTTTGAAAATCCAGACTGCTAAAACTAATTTAGGCTATGCCCGTATTACTGCGCCGATAGAGGGGATTGTGGTCTCGGTGGTTACCAAGCAGGGGCAAACCATTAATGCGATGCAATCCAGCCCGACGATTGTTCGTTTGGCAAAAATGGATACGGTGCAAATTAAGGCGAAGTTTTCCGAAGCCGATGTGCCTAAATTGAAAACGGGTATGAAAGCACATTTTCAAATTTTGGGTTTGCCTAGCAAGCAATTTGATGCCACGCTGGATGCTTTGGAGCTTGCGCCCATTGGTGAGATTGGTTCGGGTGCGGTTTATTATTATGGTTGGCTAAATGTACCCAATCCCAAACATGAGTTGTTTATTGGTATGACGGCAAATGTTACGGTGTTAATTGAGCAAAAAAATCAAGTATTGACTATTCCCAGCAATGCTTTGGGCAAGTCTTTGGGCAATAATCGTTTTGAAGTCAAAGTGATGCATGAGTCGGCAGATAAGGCAATACCCGAAATTGAACTGCGAGAGGTTGAAATTGGGCTGAATAATAAAGTGGATGTAGAAGTGTTATCAGGTTTGCAGGCTGGCGATAAAGTGGTGGTTACCGAGTCTGATGGCGTGGTAGAAACTTTGGGGGAATTGGAGTTTTGA
- the coaBC gene encoding bifunctional phosphopantothenoylcysteine decarboxylase/phosphopantothenate--cysteine ligase CoaBC, producing the protein MNKHILLAVTGGIAAYKSCELVRLLKKQGHTVTVALSQAATEFVTAQTFQALSGNPVLTENGKGEGNGMAHINATRAADIMLIAPATANTIAKIAHGIADNLISEMAAARDCPLVVAPAMNVQMWRNPANLRNIDSLKADGVHILMPAHGEQACGEIGEGRMLEAAQIAELLPDFWLPKPLRGKRILITAGATYEAIDPVRGITNISSGQMGMALAKICRGAGASVSLVYGKISAKIPENLAYVEQAISAQNMHDSVFRLLQQGQDAFISVAAVADYRVANASEQKLKKDGSGKPPVIELTENPDILREVAALPNAPFCVGFAAESENVLTHARIKREKKGIPMLVANQVSDAMGKPTNIITILDDENETSLPEMDKDQVAAAIVARMVSIWQN; encoded by the coding sequence ATGAACAAACACATTTTACTCGCCGTAACAGGTGGCATTGCGGCATACAAATCCTGCGAATTGGTGCGTTTGCTGAAAAAACAAGGGCATACTGTAACCGTTGCCTTGTCGCAAGCCGCCACAGAATTTGTTACCGCGCAAACCTTTCAAGCATTGAGTGGCAACCCTGTATTAACCGAAAACGGCAAGGGCGAAGGAAACGGCATGGCACACATCAACGCCACTCGTGCTGCGGATATTATGCTGATTGCGCCAGCCACCGCCAATACGATTGCCAAAATCGCGCATGGCATTGCCGATAATTTAATCAGCGAAATGGCGGCGGCACGCGATTGTCCATTGGTGGTTGCGCCTGCGATGAATGTACAAATGTGGCGTAATCCTGCTAATTTGCGCAATATAGACAGCCTGAAAGCCGATGGCGTGCATATTTTAATGCCTGCACACGGCGAACAAGCGTGCGGTGAAATCGGCGAAGGACGGATGTTGGAAGCAGCACAAATTGCGGAATTGTTGCCCGATTTTTGGCTACCCAAACCCTTGCGTGGCAAACGAATCTTGATTACCGCAGGTGCCACTTACGAAGCGATTGACCCTGTGCGCGGCATCACCAATATTTCCAGCGGACAAATGGGCATGGCTTTGGCAAAAATCTGTCGTGGCGCAGGTGCGAGCGTGAGTTTGGTGTATGGTAAAATCAGCGCCAAAATTCCCGAAAATTTGGCGTACGTTGAACAAGCCATCAGCGCGCAAAATATGCACGATTCGGTTTTCAGGCTGCTGCAACAAGGACAAGATGCGTTTATTTCGGTGGCGGCGGTGGCGGATTATCGGGTTGCCAACGCATCGGAACAAAAATTGAAAAAAGACGGTTCAGGCAAACCGCCTGTGATTGAATTGACCGAAAATCCTGATATTTTGCGCGAAGTAGCGGCTTTACCGAATGCGCCGTTTTGTGTTGGTTTTGCAGCAGAAAGTGAAAATGTGTTGACTCACGCGCGAATCAAACGCGAGAAAAAAGGCATTCCGATGTTGGTGGCAAACCAAGTTTCCGATGCGATGGGGAAACCGACTAATATTATTACCATTTTGGACGATGAAAATGAAACTTCGTTGCCAGAAATGGATAAAGACCAAGTTGCCGCTGCGATTGTGGCGAGAATGGTATCAATTTGGCAAAATTAA